In Thermanaerothrix sp., the genomic window CCGCCGCCAGCCGGGACCTAAGGCGCCCCATGTAGTTCTCCAACACCTTAAGGTCCCGATGGCTCTCCTTTATGGCCTCCACTGTCCGCTCTATCTCGCAAAGACACCTCTCAAGGTCCTCCCCGGCGGAACGAACCCTGTCCTGGGCGGAATCGATGGAACTCCTCATCATCCAAAGATCCCTGGCGCTTACGGTGCCGCACAGGGACCTGAAATCCTCCTCCGCCCTCAAACGCTCCTCCTCGAGCTGCCTTATCCGCCTGCGGAAGGCCTCTTCTTCCTCCCGG contains:
- a CDS encoding flagellar FliJ family protein, whose translation is MRQRIARFERIYRTYEAELDQRRSELARRREEEEAFRRRIRQLEEERLRAEEDFRSLCGTVSARDLWMMRSSIDSAQDRVRSAGEDLERCLCEIERTVEAIKESHRDLKVLENYMGRLRSRLAAEESAAEQALLDEIALRRNGVGGAA